In Meles meles chromosome 2, mMelMel3.1 paternal haplotype, whole genome shotgun sequence, the sequence GAAATCTTGTCAGAAACTTAGGAATAGTTAATGCTCTGAGttttggagaaaaattaaattaattttactggGTTTTAGCCTAAACAAATTTTGCCTTACTGCTATAAATAATTGCAATTGAGAATCTTACTCTTTGGGCACACACTGTGATTGATTTTTGACCATCCAGTCCAGTCTCTCTTATACATTTGAGTAGACTGAAGACTAGAACTCTAGAGTTCATCAGGAATTCTTAACCTTGGATGCATTGGTCTTTGGGATGTTCATATTTACAAATGGGTTTTGTCAAGTGGTAGGGGGTGGGGCATTCATTAACTGAAATTGCataatttttgcatatattttctatatatagaaatgtaTGTAGCTTCTCAAGGGTATCTGTTTCTCGGTGTTAAGAAAGGAACCCCAAGGTTTATAGCTAATAACTATGTCAGGACTCTAATTCTGTAGTCCCATAGCTTTAAatcctgcctgcttcccccccccacccccacatcaaAAACAGCTTTATGGAGAACAAAGTAAGAAGTTGACAGAGTTGTTGCTTCCTCTTTGTAGTGCTCTCAATTAAAGTAACAATTTTGTCTAATGTTGTTACCTACTAACCTTGTAGGATGGTATTGAGCCTATGTGGgaagatgagaaaaacaaacgAGGAGGACGATGGCTAATTACATTGAACAAGCAGCAGAGACGAAGTGACCTGGATCGCTTTTGGCTAGAGACAGTaaggttttaaaattataaagcagTTTTGGAATATTAAAACTTAGTTTGGATTACATTTTACATTGGTTACTTAATTTAAGAGATAAGGATGCCCACCCTATAAAATCTTAAGCCAGCTTTAATTTTGTACTATCAGTGTATACTGTGTATTTTACACTTTACATACTGGTACAGTGAAACCTCATACCATATTACAAATCAGATATAAAGAGATAGGCAGTTTACTTTCACCTTCCATAGTAAGCTCATCCTGGTCATTTCATTAGCCTCAGAATTCTGGAACCTTGCATTTTGTATGATATAAGTTTTACAGCCCTCTTAGAATATTACTTTGTATACTAAATTTTTTAGATCATTGAAGCAAACAATGAAATTGATCCTATATATTGTGATATAACCTGGAACTTTTGGCTTTATAAGACATACATTAAATATAAGGTAATTGTCATTTTCTCTAGTGAGAAGTTCTAAACCCCAACCTATCAGACATAGGGATAATAGTCTCTTTTGGATTTTTAGCACTTGTCATAGTGTTTCATTTATAGTTAGCACTTACTAAGTTAAGTAGTTCATCAGTATTTCAATgaatgggttttttgtttggttcgtttttgttttgttttttttttttaatgagattaattttgttttggggggagatTATCAGTAAATCCATTTTAGAATTCCACTTTAAAGTCATTTCAGCTCTATAAGATGACAgatgttctggagatggatggttgTGATAGTTACACAGTGTTGTcaatatacttaatgccactgaaccatatccttaaaaatggttaaaagtgATTTAATGTTGTGTCGTCCATACTCAAAtcaaaaaaaccattttttaaatggtaaaaatgggtaaattttatatttgccacaataaaaaaaattgtgttcatGAAAAACAGCAAGAACAAGAGGCAGCATGAGCAACTATTCAGTGATTCCATTATTATTTGTTTGCTGGCAAGTTGAAGCAGCAGCAGAGCAAATGAATATTAAGATAATTTGCCTTTGACATTTGCCCTGACCTCAATTGCCCCACTTGCTTAAAAAGCTAAAACAACTGTTAATGATCTTGATATTAAACACAcaaatgaatttttgaaaagtCAGGACAAAGaactatatacataaatataatttgacGTTCAAAAAGTTAACTTttgatttaaaaacttttttaaagagacaTTGTAGTTCATTAAGCaatgtataatttatttaatgtaatttgggattgaatttttttcttttttaaagctgctgTGCCTTATTGGAGAATCTTTTGATGACTACAGTGATGATGTATGTGGAGCTGTTGTTAATGTTAGAGCTAAAGGTGATAAGATAGCAATATGGACTACTGAATGTGAAAACAGAGAGGCTGTTACACATATAGGGTAAGTTTTGCTGTTTAAAATactaagataaaaatatattaagataaCTAAAAGTTAAAGTATGGTTATTTATAGCTTAAAAAATACTTGGATTTGTAGATGATTATTTTCCTTATaatgttttaaagttaaaatcTTAAACTGCTGTGTtaccattttcttattcttttttttttttgttctgtaaaatttctttttcctcacaaTGGGAGTATAGAATCAATCTCCAGAGTGCACTATTTTGGCATGTagacttttattcatttatcatatGATAGtattgtcttttttctattttaaaatcataacatTAATATTCTAATACTCTTAGTAATTCAGTGAGTATTGGCAAATAATGTATGTGCATtctgtgtacatatgtgtacacTGTACATAAACTTCCGGTCAGATTTAAGTGATAAGTGATCTTAGTTCTGaccatatttttaatatgtttttatgtttttaatttttttgtttgtgaaTATTATTCCTTGTAAAAATTGCCTGTcatttccaccccacccccaccctcataTTGGTCATTGTTAACTGGGATCttctttttattacatttaaCTTAGTAaaatttgactttaaattttgttttaaaattaagtattggTCATAGGTCACAAAATGTTTGGTTTGCCCTTTGTGATTTTTTCCAAACATTATGAATTCTCCTGTGAACATAATTTCTTTCTAGATTAAAAGGTATGGAGATCTACCAGATTTCATTCCACAGAGGTTTTCTCTAAAGAAAAGTTGACTGTTGTTTGTGGTCATATTCTCAATCTTCCTGTCAGCATCAAAAGTTATTAGTTGTGgggatttaatattttaaaacagtttaaaaataagtacaaatttttttctttgaaaatcttgTATTTGTGTCagtattaaaaattattgaaatcttTGTGAAATATTTGACTTCAGTTTTTCAAGGgaggattttttctttaaaccCTTCCAAGTTATATGGCTCAGTGCTCTGACTTTCTGGCATTTTTAATGATTAAGTATAATAGAAGGGAATACACTGTATCATAATATAAATCTGATAATAGTTACAATTTTGATTAtcataaaattgtttttagaaaCTTTATTTGAGGGAAGGTAATAGAATCTTCTGGAAGGTTGAGTATGGATAAAAACTGTCCTAGTATCATATTGGAGAATTTAGCTCCAATATGTATAAACGTGTATCTTTATTTTGGTGTTTATTTTTGAAGTGTTGCTGTTTTTCTTAAGAATAGATGTCTGGATTCCTAACTTTACTTGTGGTGCTCTCTGTGATCTGGCCCCAATTTTACACTGTCGTGCTATACTCCTTTTCCTTATGAGCTATAGCCACATAGCCTTATTTTGTTCCCCAGCCTTCATATGTGCTTCTTTCTCTCAGCATTTTACTTTTAACctcatgacttttattttttttttttttaaagattttatttatttatttgacagagagagatcacaagtaggcagagaggcaggcagagagagagagaggaggaagcaggctccccgtggagcagagagcccgatgcggggctcgatcccaggaccctgagaccatgacctgagccgaaggcagcagcccaatccactgagccacccaggcgccccatcctcaTGACTTTTAAAGGGGAGATTTCTCTTATTTCACAGACAAGATTAGATTATCCTTGTTATACAATATCACAGCCCCTACACTTACCCATTTTGGCACTCATCATAGTTTGTTCTTAAAATAGAGTCACATGTTATTTGAAAATTAGGTTGCAGAGTTAGTATTTAAAGCAGAAGTCATGTATGTTCTAAATTACCCTGAAAATACAATAAAGTAAGTGTGGTAAATGTAATTTGTAGTAATACACAATATTTATTAGGTTTATATGCAAAATATCATTGTAGCATTTTATATCCGCGAATTAAATTAAAGTAGATACATAGGCAATTTTGTATAAAAGagttatgcaaaaaaaaaaaaaagttatgcatATGATACAGCTCCACTGTATGTATTTGTAATTATTTGCAAATAATCAAATACTATGAACACCCAGGGACTGTCCACGCTTTActtattattgatttattagtAATTACACAGTACTTCATAACAGGTCTCAGATACTAGTTAAGTGATTAACTGAAATTGTTGTAAAATGAAGGGTGAATTTTACTGAAAGGAAGAGGGTGTGCAGTTTCCTCTTTCATgctctggacttttttttttatgtaaagaaCAGTAATAAATTTAGTGTGTGTGAATGAAAATTAATgtctactatttttatttttcttcttctaggaGGGTATACAAGGAAAGGTTAGGACTTCCTCCAAAGATAGTGATTGGTTATCAGTCCCATGCAGACACAGCTACAAAGAGCGGCTCCACCACTAAAAATAGGTTTGTTGTTTAAGAAGACACCTTCTGAGTATTCTCATAGGAGACTGCGTCAAGCAATCGAGATTTGGGAGCTGAACCAAAGCCTCTTCAAAAGCAGAGTGGACTGCATTTAAATTTGATTTCCATCTAAATGTTGCTAAGATATAAGAGAAGTCTCATTCGCCTTTGTCTTGTacttctgtgttcattttttttttttttttttaattttggctagAGTGTCCACTATCCCAATCAAAGAATTACAGTACACATCATCCCCAGAATCCATAAGTGTGTTCCTGGCCCACTCTGTAATAGCTTAGTAGAATTAccattacaaacacattttacGTATCCACAATATTCAGAAAAGAACTTGCGTTTCTATaccttacaggaaaaaaattttgtttatgttCCATTGTATGCAGGAGCATATTTTGCTGGTTTGAAAGAGAAAGATGCATACAGTTTTCTAgcaattttctttgtttctttttacagcATTGTCTTTGCTGTACTCTTGCTGATGGCTgctagattttaatttatttgtttcccTACTTGATAACATTAGTGATTCtgatttcagtttttcatttgttttgcttttgtttttttcctcatgtAACATTGGTGAAGGATCCAGGAATATGACACAAAGGTGGAATAAACATTAATTTTGTGCATTCtttggtaatttttttgtttttttgtaactACAAAGCTTTGCTACAAATTTATGCATTTCATTCAAATCAGTGATCTATGTTTGTGTGATTTCCTAAACATAATTGTGGATTATAAAAAATGTAACATCATAATTACATTCCTAATTAGAATTagtatgtctgtttttgtatctTTATGCTGTATTTTAACACTTTGTATTACTTAGGTTATTTTGCTTTGGTTAAAAAATGGCTCAAGTAGAAAAGCGGTCCCATTCATACTAAGACAGTGTACAAAACTGTAAATAAAATGTGTACAGTGAATTGTCTTTTAGACAACTAGatttgtccttttatttctccatctctATGGAAGGAATTTGTACCTCTTATTGCCAGGCAGTCTCTATTGTGTCTTCTTGTAGTGTCTTCCACGTGAACAGCATAAGTTTGGAGCACTAGTTTtgattattatgtttattaaaatttttaataaattgaataGGTAGCACCATATGTATGGAATTAAATTGATGTGgctatctttgttttttatgcaGGAAGGCATGGTCCTTCAGTCTTAGGTAAATGTACTCTTAATGTGTTAAAACTCAAGAGAATTACTATCTTGGTGCATTACCATTTGATCGGAATGGTAGTTGTAAAACTTGGTTGCTGAATTGAGATGTTCTGTTGTGTCACTATGATAGCATAGGGAAGGAGTACAGGTGGTGGGGATATATACATTAAGAATTTTGTTAGTGTTACTGTCTAAATAGAATGGAATAAATAGGTATGAAGACTTATATTTATATTGGTAAATTGGTGTAGTGTGGTTTTATGTAAATTTGAAAACTTGATCTACTCTTTGTAGGCATTTGAAAGCACATGTGAAAAACTTTGTACATAATAGATAACTGTATTTCTGatgagataaaatgaaatatggCTGTTATAGACAAAAAGGTCAGCTGAACTTACAGATAGAATGAAAATCATTAGATAAgaggaaattttttctttaaatggtgattatgaattaatttaaaaactaataagTTTGACAAAAATCCTGTATATAGTAAACATGAAAT encodes:
- the EIF4E gene encoding eukaryotic translation initiation factor 4E; protein product: MATVEPETTPTPNPPPTEEEKTESNQEVANPEHYIKHPLQNRWALWFFKNDKSKTWQANLRLISKFDTVEDFWALYNHIQLSSNLMPGCDYSLFKDGIEPMWEDEKNKRGGRWLITLNKQQRRSDLDRFWLETLLCLIGESFDDYSDDVCGAVVNVRAKGDKIAIWTTECENREAVTHIGRVYKERLGLPPKIVIGYQSHADTATKSGSTTKNRFVV